A DNA window from Ipomoea triloba cultivar NCNSP0323 chromosome 10, ASM357664v1 contains the following coding sequences:
- the LOC116031927 gene encoding transcription factor bHLH30-like, giving the protein MAYGGLVDQFVGDLGEASGNWGNGSKGVSQSLVLDSEKCELVKTCGVVRKKGGDGASGVKTTAALKSHSEAERRRRERINAHLATLRSLVPSNEKMDKAALLAEVIRQVKQLKETARQVSDSLFLPMDSDEIQVEQVTGTAGDGTRFFQASICCDYRPELLSDLRQCVDSLGSNLVKSEISILGGRVKCVFFFRDAIPGSNGRSEAWELLKRSIHQTLRSVLEKDSKPPEYSKIAPYPNKRHRISSFNSSYLA; this is encoded by the exons ATGGCTTATGGGGGATTAGTTGATCAATTCGTAGGGGATTTAGGGGAGGCTAGTGGGAATTGGGGAAATGGGTCAAAAGGAGTTTCTCAATCCTTGGTGTTGGATAGTGAGAAATGTGAGTTGGTGAAGACTTGTGGAGTGGTGAGGAAGAAAGGTGGGGATGGTGCATCAGGTGTTAAAACCACAGCTGCTTTGAAGAGCCACAGTGAGGcagagaggaggaggagggagAGGATCAATGCTCATCTTGCCACCCTTCGCAGCCTTGTTCCCTCCAATGAAAAG ATGGATAAAGCTGCATTGTTAGCTGAAGTCATTCGACAGGTAAAACAGTTGAAGGAAACCGCGAGACAAGTCAGTGACAGTTTGTTTCTTCCGATGGACTCCGATGAGATACAAGTCGAACAAGTCACTGGGACTGCAGGAGATGGGACTCGTTTCTTCCAGGCGTCTATTTGTTGCGATTACAGGCCAGAATTGTTGTCTGATTTAAGGCAATGCGTCGATTCCCTTGGCTCGAATCTGGTGAAGTCAGAAATCTCGATCTTGGGAGGCCGAGTTAAGTGCGTCTTCTTCTTCAGAGACGCCATCCCCGGGAGCAATGGGAGAAGCGAGGCATGGGAGCTTCTCAAGAGGTCCATTCACCAGACTCTGAGGTCTGTCCTGGAAAAGGATTCAAAGCCACCCGAGTACTCGAAGATAGCGCCCTATCCGAATAAGAGGCACCGGAtttcttccttcaattcttcATACTTGGCATGA